The following are encoded together in the Oncorhynchus kisutch isolate 150728-3 linkage group LG8, Okis_V2, whole genome shotgun sequence genome:
- the nkx6.3 gene encoding homeobox protein Nkx-6.3, which translates to MDSNIPGSFLFNNSLNQFSSDLKAPVCQYSVPNSYYKLNPGLNSQLQAAGTPHGISDILSRSMMGATGTTTLLSGYPTMGGFGTVATPGVYYNRADYNPSLGGFTKPGAECPVKGRSGSCWVESGYEWRGGRQQCNNNIGHLEDISGRKKHTRPTFSGHQIFALEKTFERTKYLAGPERARLAYSLGMTESQVKVWFQNRRTKWRKKSASEPSSTQAMRGEQGGEASENEVEDEEYNKPLDPDSDDEKIRLLLRKHRRAFSVLRLGPHHV; encoded by the exons ATGGATTCCAACATACCGGGGTCTTTTCTGTTCAACAACAGCCTGAACCAGTTCTCCTCGGACTTAAAGGCACCTGTGTGTCAGTACTCAGTGCCCAACTCCTACTACAAGCTAAACCCAGGCCTGAACAGCCAGCTGCAGGCAGCAGGCACACCCCACGGCATCAGTGACATCCTCAGCCGTTCCATGATGGGTGCTACGGGCACTACCACCCTGCTCTCTGGATACCCTACCATGGGGGGCTTTGGCACCGTGGCCACCCCGGGGGTCTACTACAACCGTGCAGACTACAACCCCTCACTGGGCGGCTTCACCAAGCCTGGCGCTGAGTGCCCCGTGAAGGGTCGCAGTGGCAGCTGCTGGGTAGAGAGTGGGTacgagtggagaggagggaggcagcagtGCAATAACA ACATTGGGCATCTAGAGGATATTTCAGGCAGGAAGAAGCACACCAGACCTACATTCAGTGGACATCAGATATTTGCCCTGGAGAAAACCTTTGAGCGGACCAAGTACTTGGCCGGGCCAGAGAGAGCTAGACTGGCCTACTCCCTGGGCATGACAGAGTCACAAGTCAAG GTATGGTTCCAGAACCGCCGCACCAAGTGGAGGAAGAAGAGTGCCTCAGAGCCCAGCTCCACCCAGGCGATGCGGGGTGAGCAGGGAGGGGAGGCCTCGGAGAACGAGGTGGAGGATGAGGAGTACAACAAGCCTCTGGATCCCGACTCGGACGACGAGAAGATACGACTGCTGCTGCGCAAACACCGCCGGGCTTTCTCTGTACTCCGCCTTGGACCACATCACGTCTGA